From Herbiconiux flava, one genomic window encodes:
- a CDS encoding YihY/virulence factor BrkB family protein, with protein MSATDTADTNSKGAPAPDDPRKPDGPTDLKKRSWTYVLKKTAREFSADQCTDIAASLTYYAVLALFPALIAIFSLLGVFGQGQAATDAILGIVDDVAPGGTADVVRGPIEQFASSPAAGFALIAGLIVAVWSASGYVTAFSRAMNRIYEIQEGRPFWKLKPVQLLVTLVSLVLIVIAALILVISGPVADAVGSALGIGETATTVWSIAKWPVLALVVVLILAILYYATPNAKQPEFRWMSMGALLAIVVLVIATVAFGFYVANFSNYDKTYGSLAGVVIFLLWLWIVNNAILFGAEFDAELERGRQLQAGIAAEEDIQLPPRDTRKSDKAAAKEEEDVAEGRRIREGR; from the coding sequence ATGAGCGCGACCGACACGGCAGACACGAACAGCAAGGGCGCACCCGCCCCGGACGATCCGCGCAAGCCGGACGGCCCCACCGACCTGAAGAAGCGGTCGTGGACGTACGTGCTGAAGAAGACCGCCCGCGAGTTCAGCGCCGACCAGTGCACCGACATCGCTGCGAGCCTCACGTACTACGCCGTGCTCGCGCTCTTCCCGGCGCTGATCGCCATCTTCTCGCTGCTCGGCGTCTTCGGTCAGGGCCAGGCGGCCACCGATGCCATCCTGGGCATCGTCGACGACGTCGCCCCGGGCGGCACCGCCGATGTCGTGCGCGGCCCGATCGAGCAGTTCGCGAGCTCGCCCGCAGCCGGCTTCGCGCTGATCGCCGGCCTGATCGTGGCGGTCTGGTCGGCGTCTGGCTATGTCACCGCCTTCAGCCGTGCCATGAACCGGATCTACGAGATCCAGGAGGGGCGCCCCTTCTGGAAGCTCAAGCCGGTGCAGCTGCTCGTGACGCTCGTCTCGCTCGTGCTGATCGTCATCGCCGCCCTCATCCTGGTGATCTCCGGCCCGGTCGCCGACGCGGTCGGCTCGGCCCTCGGCATCGGGGAGACCGCGACGACCGTCTGGTCGATCGCCAAGTGGCCGGTGCTCGCACTCGTGGTGGTGCTGATCCTCGCGATCCTCTACTACGCGACGCCGAACGCGAAGCAGCCTGAGTTCCGCTGGATGAGCATGGGGGCACTCCTCGCCATCGTCGTGCTCGTCATCGCGACCGTCGCCTTCGGCTTCTACGTGGCGAACTTCTCGAACTACGACAAGACCTACGGCTCCCTGGCCGGGGTCGTCATCTTCCTGCTCTGGCTCTGGATCGTGAACAACGCCATCCTGTTCGGTGCCGAGTTCGACGCCGAGCTCGAACGCGGCCGTCAGCTCCAGGCCGGGATCGCCGCCGAGGAGGACATCCAGCTCCCGCCGCGCGACACGAGGAAGAGCGACAAGGCGGCTGCCAAGGAGGAGGAGGACGTCGCCGAGGGACGCCGCATCCGGGAGGGGCGGTAG